DNA from Candidatus Cloacimonas acidaminovorans str. Evry:
TACCGGTTCCATATTGTTTTCTTTTTTGCCTCCAAATTATTATCTCACTTTGGATATTGATTCCTTTTTAGAAATAATTGCATTTCAGACAAGGAAAATATTCGCTGTTGGTTCAAACTATTGTTATGCAGGAAGATTGACATCCTCGTCAAATACATCTTACGCTTTATTTATTAACCGAAAGGCAAGCTGTAACGAAACACCTGGGTTATCATTGAAAGATGAGAACATCGTTCTTCCGGAAAAAAAGCCCTTCATGGCGACACATTGATAGCGATGGGTGCGTAAGCCCCTCGGAAAATACACGATATAAACAGAGAGCAGTTTTGACTCACAATTTTCATCTGCCTTCAATGTAGCTACATCCCACATTCTTTACTCACTTACAACCGCTTTTTAGCTGGTCTACAAATCTGAAAATTGTGAGTAAAAACAAAATGCAGCCACAAATTCATAGAAAAACGGTTCAGCACTTTCTTTATTTGTCAAGTAATCTGCTATCTCAATACACGGCAAACAGTAGCAAAATTGAATAAATATCATTCCCAAAGAAAATCCGAAATTATTTCAATTAAATTCCGATATGACTCCCATATCATTCCCTTATCGCGATATGGGAATGATATGGGAATCTCATCCGCCGTATAGCGCAAAAAAGCAGGAACTATTAAACAACAATTTTGGGAGAGAAATAGCGTAAATATTCTGGATGGCTTTCTGTTTTTACTCACGATTTTTCGGTTTGGAAACCAGTCGTAGAGCGGTTGTAAGTGAAAATAAATGCGGAGGAGTGGTTACCTTGAAGGCAGGTGAAAATAGTAAGTTAAAACCTACTAATGTCAGTGAAATATGTTAGAAAAACTAATTCGTCACGAGTTCTCACTGCCATAACTCAGCATAAATATGAAAAAGAGTTTTTGGCAGTGAGTACTCCTGACTTCTTCCTTTTAAATTGTCCGATAAATAACTAATTATTTGTTAAATAATCGTTAACTTGCTTTTGGCTTTTCCGATTATCAATTTCCTTAGCAACCGCTACAGGAACACATTGCTTATTAACAGGATTAAAATAGGTTCCCAAACTTTTTGCTAATACCACTGCTACCGGAATACCGATAATTGTAACACATAAACCAGCAATTTGGCAAATCGTTACAAAGCAAAGAGCCAATCCAAAAGGAATATAAATAATTGTAGCAATTATTCCAAAGGTTTTCCAAGCTTTATTCTGCTCAATATTCAGGTCTTTTTTGCTGACCATTGAATAACTGAAAGGAGCTAACAAAAATTTGCCAAATTGGAAAAGACCTAAGCCAATAGGTGCACCAATTACAGAAATAAAAAAAAGTCCGCCAACAATATAAGCGGTTAGGGCGGTCATAAAACCGCAGAACGGGAAGTGCCACAGAATGTTTGCCAAAACTCGCATAACATTTCTCCTTTTTTTGAATTTTTTTTCATATTTTTTGATTCTAATCTTGTTGTCAAGCACAAAAATAACAATATGAATTTTTTAGCATTCTGTTATTGCAGGGATAAATAGTTAACATTATCTAAGAAATAGAGGATAGAAGGAGGGGTTGATAATAAAGTTTTACTATGGAAAATGAGATTACTTTTTGTGATTTTGATATGGATTCCTGCTTTCACAGGAATTACAAAGGAACTATTATTTACTATGCTTGTATTTGTCATTCCGCACTTATGGATGAATATAGTTTTGCCAACCTATAATCCTTCATTGTATCTTATATATTTTCCATTATGATAGTACATATATAGTAAAAGAGAAGTGACTGTCTTATAAATTTTATCTTGTAAATTTAAAAGCCCGCAGGGCGAAACAGTTATAGCGATGGGTGCGTAAGCCCCTTGGGAAAAGAGTAATATCATTATTAATTTATTTCTCAAAACCTTGTCCAAAAAGCCCCTCAGGGCGACACTTAAAATTTTCCCAAGAGCCAAAACAAGTTCAAAATAAAAGTGTCGCCCTTGGGGGGCTCTACAAAAGTTTGAAAATGTTTAAAAAATCTCTATATGTTTAAACTTACGAGGGGCTTACGCACCCATCGCTATAACTGTTTCGCCCTGCGGGCTTTCTTGTTGTTTCACAGTTATTATCTGACTATATAGCTTTTTTTTACAAATTTTCTATTTATTACTGATTTATCAATCTGGATATTGTATTATAGGTTTATCTAATTAAGAGAATATAAAACTTATAATTTGCACTTGGGCAAAGTTAAAATTGGTAAAAAAATCTTTTAATTTACCGTCTGAAATGTGATTATTGCTTGTTTTCTGTCTCTACTTTTCTTATATTTGCATCAATAACTTGATTAAGCGTAGCTCTGGTACTGATAGAAATATCGGCAAATACTTTAAAAAGTTCAGCTATTGCTAATAAAATCAAAGCATATACTATTCCTGTTACTAATACAGCTAAACCAATAGCCCACAATCTAGAAATAGTAAAAAAATAACTATAGCTCCAACCAAACTGGCAGCAAACACTAAGATAGCAAATACTTGAAAGATTACAGAAATCGTTTTTAATCCAGGATAGTTAACTGGTTGGTAGAAAGATTGCATGGGGTACGGATTGAACTGAGCATTCATATTAGGTTGTTGATAATAACGAGGGGGTTCCATATTTATTTCTCCTTTTTGTATGTTTTTCTTCTTAGGCATAAAGAATATATTTTTTACTATGATAGCAACTAAAATTAAGACAAGTCCGATGATAATTAATTTGGTTAACAAATCCATAACAATCACCTCATATTTTCTGAATGACATCATACGAATGTATTAAATGATGTCAAGTAAAAAATTTACTTTTTCTCTTATCTCTTATTTTTTTTAACTATGGGAAAAGTTTTGAGCCACGATTTTCAACTGCTTTCCCAAAATTTGTCTACATTTCTTGGGTTTATTTCACTGATTTGTTTTCTTAGTTTAAACTTGACTGTAACTTATCATCCACTCATCATCTTCCCATCCTTCACCCATCCTAAAGATTGAGTTGATGTTGGGAAAATAATGAATTTGGATAAAGGAAGTTAGGGTCAGATTAGTTCCATTGATGGATAGAACAACATTATTAGGACTAAAATCGGCTGTAAAGAATTTATATTCGGGCATACTTTTCTGTCCGCGAGCATTGATTGTATACAAAACAAGCTGATATTCTCCATCCTGTTGCAGATGAACAATACTTGCATCCAATGCTACTGTAATATCCTTTGCCGGATTGGTTATTGCATAAGTATAAACCTCATCGGGATTGGCTCCGGAATCGGAAAAATACCAGCAGACACTATTTATGGCAGGTTGAGCATAAGAAGACAGATAAATAAATTTATACTCGTTCAAACTCCAGTAGCCGGCATTATTCTTCACCCGCACACCCAGTAAATGCATTCCGGGAGGAACATTTTCATCGGTTAGGTTGAAAATTGTAAGTCAAAATTCCTTTACAGCTTTTGCTTGACAATTATGCGGTCTCCCAAATTTTGCAAGGTATTATAAGATAAAATGATACACCGGGAGAGATAAAATGGAATACCGATTTAGTGAAATTGAAAAGAAATGGCAGAATATTTGGCGTGAGAGAGGGATATTTAATGCACCTGATACAAGTTCCAAGCCCAAATATTATGTATTGTCAATGTTTCCTTATCCTTCGGGAGTTTTGCATATAGGTCATATTTCCAATTATTCTATTGGCGATGTGATTTCGCGATTGAAAATGATGGAAGGTTACAATGTGATGCAACCCATTGGTTATGATGCTTTCGGGATGCCTGCGGAAAATTTTGCGATTGAGCACAATTCTCATCCGCGCCTTACTACTGAAGAAAACATAGCAGCGATGCGTATTCAATTTGACAGTATGGGTTTTGGTTTTGATTGGAGCAGAGAAATAAGCACTTGTCGTCCGGAGTATTATCGTTGGGGACAATATCTTTTCAAGAAATTATACGAAAAAGGTTTAGTTTACCGTAAGAAGGGCTTTCAGAACTGGTGTGAACAATGTCAAACCGTGTTGGCTAACGAACAGGTTGTGGATGGTCATTGTTGGCGCTGTGGAAACATTGTAGAGCAGAAAGAACTGGAACAATGGTATTTCAAGATTACGGAATATGCGGAAGAACTATTGGATTTTTCCCAAGTGATTGATTGGCCTGAACGAGTGATCACGATGCAAAAGAATTGGATAGGACGTTCGGAAGGTGCTAAAATTGATTTTATTTTGGAAGGAACAAACGCAAAAATACCGATTTTTACCACCCGTCCGGATACTATTTACGGGGTAACTTTTATGGCGTTGCCACCGGAGCATCCTTTAGTTCAACAGTGGCTGAGGGAAGAACCGGATAATAAAGAACTGCAGGATTTTTGCCATAAAGTTATTAATGAGGATAAAGTTATGCGCAGTTCTGAGGAAACAATTAAAGAAGGCATTTTTAGTGGTCGTTATGCTATAAATCCTTTTAATGGCGATAGAATTCAAATCTGGATTACTAATTATGTGCTTATGGATTACGGAATGGGAGCAGTTATGGCTGTTCCGGTACACGATCAACGCGATTTTGAGTTTGCTAAAAAATACAATATCCCAATTAAAATAGTGATTCAAAAACCCGATATGTCCTTAAAAATTGAAGAGATGCAAGAAGCATATATAGAACCCGGAATAATGACTAATTCCGATAAATTCAACGGAATGGATAGTGAAGAAGCCAAAATGGCAATAACCGATTGGGCTATGGAAAATGGTTGGGGTGAAAAAACCGTTAGTTATCGTTTAAGGGATTGGTGTATTTCGCGTCAGCGTTATTGGGGAAATCCTATTCCGGTTATTCATTGTCCGCATTGTGGGATAGTATTAGTTCCCGATGAGGATTTACCTGTTAAATTGCCGGATAATGTCCAAGTAGGCAGAACAACCAAAAATCCGCTTTTGAGCGTTCCGGAATGGATAAATGTGCCCTGTCCGAAATGCGGAACTCCAGCAAAAAGAGAAACGGATACAATGGATACTTTTGTAGACAGCAGTTGGTATTATGCTCGTTATACCGATCCGAATAACGATAGAGAGCCCTTTAGCAAAGAACTGGCTGATTATTGGCTTCCCGTAGATCAATACATTGGTGGAATTGAACATGCCTGTATGCATTTACTTTATGCCCGTTTTTTCCACAAATTTATGCGGGATTTGGGTTGGGTAAATTGTGATGAACCCTTTGCACGTTTACTTACACAGGGGATGGTTACAAAGGATGGAGCCAAAATGAGCAAATCCAAAGGTAATGTAGTTGATCCGCAATATATTATAGATCGCTTTGGTGCAGATACTTTACGCACTTTTTTGCTTTTTGCCTCACCCCCCGAAAAAGATGTGGAATGGAGTGATGATGGAATTATGGGTGCCTTCAGATTTTTGAACCGGGTCTGGCGTTTGGTTGAAAGTAATTTGGAAACCATAAAACTCGGTTTGCAGACAGGTGAAAGTTCTGAACCTCTTTCAGAGGAAATATATAACTTGCGTTATGAAACCCATTATGCCATATTTCGCTGGAGAGAGGATTGTTTAGAGCGTCTCCAATTCAATACCGCTATTGCAAGCTGTATGGAATTTCTCAATGCTATAGCGAAAATTAAAGAACCGGATAAATTGAACTCTGCGGAATTAAAGATTTATGCTTTTGCCTGCGTCACTTTGCCTAAAATGCTTTATCCCTTTGCTCCTCATATTGCGGAAGAACTTTGGCAGATATTGGGAAATGAAAAAATGCTGAATGAATGCGGACTTCCTGAATATGAAGAAAAATACTTAACCCGAAATATTGTTACTTATGTGGTTCAGGTAAACGGAAAAATAAGAGGCAAACTGGAAGTTCCGATTGACATTAATACGGAGGACTTAAAAACCAAAGCCCTGGAAATTGAAAATGTGCAGCGCTTTCTGCAGGGACTGAACATTAAAAAGATAATAGTGGTGCCGGGAAAAATGGTTTCTATTGCTGCAGGTAAATAGTGGATTAAGAATGAAGCATAAAAAATGAATATAATGAGAGACCCTAAAAATATCTCGGTGTTTTCAGTATTCTCGGTTTGCCCGATGTAAAAAAACGGGAATAATATAGTTTTCATCTGGAAAATGCAATTATTATATCGGAACTTATCAGGATTCCTGCTTGCGTAGAAATGACAAGGGTCCTTTCATTTAAGAAATAATATGATTCTATGCTTGGTTGACAGGGGTTGACGAGAATTTCAATCATTAGGAAAAGCATCATACTTAATTATCTGCGTTAGCAATATCTTGACGCCTCTTGGCAAATTACCGAGATAAGCCACTCTATATCTACCACCAATAATTATGCAGAAAATAAGCCCCAACTATGGTTTGGAAATAGTTATAAGGTACATTTATAAATGGGATGCCGAATTCCGGTTTGGCATAAACAGAAAGCATAATATTTTTGAATATAAATAAAAATAACCCTAAAATCCCTTTTTCCTTGTTCATCCCTGACCTATTAACCAAAAATATCCCTGAAATCTGTGAGAGTATATTTTGGGGATTTTCGGTGGCTAAAAATTGCGGAGGAACAGCGTCCTCCAGCTACATAATCAAAGTCGTCACGAGTCCTCATCGCTAAATAAGTTTGAGGATAGGCAATAATTTATTTCAGCGATGACGACTCCTGACTTACTTACATTCTCAAATTTCCATTTTCCATTTTCAATTCCCCATTCTTCATTAATTCTCTTTATCTCTTTGTGAATCCAAATCCGTGTAGTTAATGAGAGTTTTTTATTAATTCAGGTCTTTAGCTTTGATGGCATCCTTTTTAGGTTTCACAGTAGATTCTTCCACAAATTGAATAATAGCCATAGGCGCATTATCCCCTTTGCGGAAACCAGCTTTTAACACACGTGTATAGCCACCGTTACGACCTTCAAAAGCTGGAGCAATTTCGTTAAATAGTTTTTTTACCAGTGTTCTATCGCCCAATACTTTATAAGCCAGACGTCTGGAGTGGACTGTATCTTTTTTACCATAAGTAACAACACGTTCAACATATCCTCTTAATTCTTTAGCTTTAGGGAGGGTTGTTTTCAGTTGTCCGTGTTCTATCATTGATTTTACAAGATTTTTCATCATCAAATTGCGGGTATCTTTTTCCCGACCAAATTTTCTTCCTTCAACTCTGTGTCTCATTTTTCCACCTTCTTTTTAGAACTGGGAACGGGTTTACGCACCGTTGCAGTAGTTACAGATTCAGCTGTCTTTTTTTCTTTAGGTGCTGGTTTTTCAGCAACTGCTTTGGTTTTCGGTTTGGTTTTTGTCTTTGTTTCCGGAGCTGGAATTTCTTTTTCTTCGGCAGGAATTACTCCTCTGCTTCTGGCTTCTCTAATTTGACGATAGATACCTTCAACATCCATACCGAGATGTAAATCATATTTCTTCAGTTTCTGAACTATTTCTTCCAGTGATTTTTTGCCAAAATTACGGAATTTTAGCATTTCGGCTTCCGTTTTGGAAACCAAATCGCCAATGGTTTCAATTTTTGCTTGAGCCAGACAATTGGCAGCACGAACGCTAAGTTCAATTTCCTTCACACTTGTTTTCAGAATGCGTTCTTTTTCTTCCAACTCGGGGTCTAATTCTATATCCCGAATATATTGTGGTTCAATTTCAAACAGAGATATCTTAGCTGCCATATCCTTCAAAATTTTAGCCGCAAGAAATAGAGCAATAGATGGCTCTACGGCTCCGTTCGTATAAATTTCCATAATCAAACGGTCAAAATTCATTCTCTCTTTCACCCGTTGATGGGAAACGCTGAAGTTCACTTTCAGAACAGGTGAATAAATGGAATCTACAGGAATAAAACCAACTGCCTTACCTTCAGGATTTTGCCTGTCTGCTGAAACATAACCGCGCCCTATACCTACAATCATTTCCAAACGAAAATCAATATCATCAACAACTTCCAGCAGATAGAGGTCTTTATTGATAATTTTCACATAAGCGGTCTCCTGAATCATAGAGGCAGTTATTACGCCTTTTCCTTTATGTTCAAGAACCAGAGGAACTTCTTCCACAGAACTGGAAGAGATAACGAGCTGTTTTAACCGTAGAATTAAATCTATATAATCAGAATTTGTTCCCGGAATAGGACAAAATTCATGATGCAAACCTTCAATTCTAACGAACCGAACAGCGGCTCCTTGTATGGAAGAGAGCAAAATCCGACGCAAGGTATTTCCTATTGTGGTGCCATATCCCGGTTCCAAAGGACCGATTTCAAACTTGCCGTAAGTGCGTGAATACGATGCTTTATCGTAATCAACTTCATTCGGCATTTGTAAAGGTTCAAGATACATCATAGCTGCTCCTTATGCTTATAGCGCCTTATTTGGAATAAAATTCAACAATAAGACGCAGGTCACAAGTGACCGGAATCTCGCTTACTGCGGGAATTGAATTAAATTGACCGCGGAAATTTTCTTTATCAACACTCATCCAGGAATATGGCGAAGTAACTTCTGTTTTATCCATTGCTTCCAAAAGAGGTTTCATACCTTTACTTTTGGGTCGCACTTCAATAATATCTCCTGCCTTAACTAAATAGGAAGGAATGTCCACTTTCCTGCCATTAACTAAAAAATGACCGTGATTGATAAACTGACGTGCCTGCATTCTTGTTACGGCAAAACCCATACGATAAACTACATTATCCAAACGGCGTTCCAATAATTGCAATAAGTTATCGCCTGTAACTCCAGGTGCTTTGGCAGCTTTTTTGAAATAGTTACTGAATTGCTTTTCCATTAAGCAATAAGTATGGCGCATTTTTTGTTTTTCCTTAAGATGCAAACCATAATCAGAAAGCTTACGCCTTAAATTTCTGCCATGCTGTCCGGCAGGATATTTACGCTTGCTGAGTATTTTATCATATTTGGCGTTGCCATAAATATTTTCCCCGAATTTACGGCATATTTTTGCTTTGGGTCCTGTATATTTAGCCATTTGTTACTCTCCTTATATCCTTCTGGTTTTGGGTGGACGACAGCCATTATGCGGAATAGGAGTTGCATCTTTAATCATTGTAACTTTCATTCCTGCAGCATTTACAGCCCTGATGGCGGATTCTCTGCCTCCACCGGGACCTTTAACAATCACCCCAACTTTCTGAATTCCCATATCCAGACCTGCTTTAGCAACTTCTGTAGCGGCAACTTGAGCTGCAAAAGGTGTACTTTTACGAGAGCCCTTATTACCAACTTTTCCACCGCTTGACCAGGCAAGAACATTTCCTGCACGATCGGTTAAAGTAACAATAGTATTATTGAAACTGGAATGGACATAGAAAAGTCCCTCATCAAAAGCAAGACGCACTCTTTTTTTCTTGGTTCTTGTTTTAGTAGCCATAATTTCTCCTATTTCTTTTTCTTAATTGTACTGCCCCGAGGACCTTTTCTGGTTCTGGCATTAGTATGCGTTCTTTGTCCCCGGACAGGAAGTCCGCGTTTATGGCGTAAACCGCGGTAACAACCAATTTCCATCAAGCGTTTAATATTCATAGCTACTTGAGTGCGAAGTGCTCCTTCAACCACATATTCATTATGAATTATGTCGCGTAGGATTTTTTCTTCTTCCATCGTAAGATCGGCTACTTTTTTCATTTCATCAATATTCGCCTTCTTACAAATTTCTCTGGCACTTGACCTGCCAATGCCATAGATATAAGTTAACCCTATAAACAGACGTTTGTTTTTGGGAAGTTCAATACCTGCTATATGTGCCAAGTTTTTCCTCCTTAACCCTGTCTCTGTTTATGTTTTGGGTTTGAACTGCAAATAACCCGGATAATACCGTTGCGTTTAATAATTTTGCAATCCTTACAGATTTTTTTAACGGAAGCTTTCACTTTCATTATCATCTCCTTGCTTTAGCCAAGATGGCTGTTTGCAATCATTTATAATTATTTATAGCGGTAGGTGATTCTGCCCCGAGTTAAGTCATAGGGTGAAAGTTCAACCTTCACTTTATCACCAGGCAGAATTCTGATATAGTTCATTCGCATTTTTCCGGAAGAATGAGCTAGAATTTCATGGCCATTTTCCAAAGTAACACGAAAGGTTGTATTGGGAAGTGCTTCGGTTACAACACCTTCCACTTCTATAACACCAGCTTTACTCATAGTATAATATTCCTCAATCAGCAACTGTTAAAATTTCTGGTTTGCCATCGGTAACTAAAATGGTATGTTCAAAATGGGCAGATAAACTATTATCAGCCACTTTAAATTCCCAACCATTCTCTAACACACGATTCGTGCCAATATTAACCATTGGCTCAATGGCTAAAGTCATACCTGCAGATAAACGAGGACCTCTTCCCGGTTTTCCTGTATTCGGAATTTGTGGTTCCTCATGCAAATTGCGTCCAACTCCATGACCCGTAAGATTATCTGCAACATAATAACCCTTAAAGGCAACAAAAGAACCAATTGCATAAGAAATATCGCCCACGCGGTTTCCCGGAATAGCGGCAGAGATTCCTCTTTCCAGCGCTTCTTTAGTCACCTGCAAAAGTTCTTCTGCTTCAGCAGATATTTTGCCGACTCTATAAGTTCTTGCCGCATCTCCATTATAACCATCCAAAACAACTCCTACATCAATACCGATAATATCACCTTCCTGTAAAATCTTTTTGGCGCTGGGAATGCCATGAACAATCTGCTCATTTATAGAGGCACAAATAGAACCTGGAAAAGGAGGTAAACCATCTACCCGATATCCTTTGAAGGAAGGTTTGCCACCTCTGCTGCCAATAAAATCCTCAGCGAATTTATCTATTTCCAAAGTGCTGATTCCAGGACGGATTATGGTTTCCAGCGCATCTAATAATTCACCAATGATGCGGCAACTTTTGCGCATTTTTTCAATCTCTGCAGGCGTTTTGATATATATCATCTTAAATGGAGCGTCCCCTTAATTTACCTTTCTTCATAAAACCATCATAGTGACGCATAACAAGATGGGATTCAATCTGTTGCAAAGTATCCAAAGCTACACCAACCACAATCAAAAGACCTGTTCCTCCAAAATAAAAAGGTAGGTCTAAACGGTTGCTCATTATTTCCGGCAACAAGGCAATAAAGGCAAAGAAAATAGCTCCCGGAAGTGTTATCCGAACAAGAACACTGTTAATGTATTCAGCGGTCTTTTTACCGGGTTTTTTCCCAGGAATGTGACCACCATATTTAACCATATTTTCTGCCATTTCTGTAGGATTGAGCACAATGGCAGTGTAAAAATAGGCAAAGAAAATAATAAGCCCAACATATAAAATTGTGTATAAAACAGCTCCTGGTGACAACCAATTTTTCAAGGTAGTCCAAAAAGGACTATCCCCTCCTAAAAGAGCCGCTATCGTTG
Protein-coding regions in this window:
- a CDS encoding YccF domain-containing protein, which encodes MRVLANILWHFPFCGFMTALTAYIVGGLFFISVIGAPIGLGLFQFGKFLLAPFSYSMVSKKDLNIEQNKAWKTFGIIATIIYIPFGLALCFVTICQIAGLCVTIIGIPVAVVLAKSLGTYFNPVNKQCVPVAVAKEIDNRKSQKQVNDYLTNN
- the leuS gene encoding leucine--tRNA ligase; amino-acid sequence: MEYRFSEIEKKWQNIWRERGIFNAPDTSSKPKYYVLSMFPYPSGVLHIGHISNYSIGDVISRLKMMEGYNVMQPIGYDAFGMPAENFAIEHNSHPRLTTEENIAAMRIQFDSMGFGFDWSREISTCRPEYYRWGQYLFKKLYEKGLVYRKKGFQNWCEQCQTVLANEQVVDGHCWRCGNIVEQKELEQWYFKITEYAEELLDFSQVIDWPERVITMQKNWIGRSEGAKIDFILEGTNAKIPIFTTRPDTIYGVTFMALPPEHPLVQQWLREEPDNKELQDFCHKVINEDKVMRSSEETIKEGIFSGRYAINPFNGDRIQIWITNYVLMDYGMGAVMAVPVHDQRDFEFAKKYNIPIKIVIQKPDMSLKIEEMQEAYIEPGIMTNSDKFNGMDSEEAKMAITDWAMENGWGEKTVSYRLRDWCISRQRYWGNPIPVIHCPHCGIVLVPDEDLPVKLPDNVQVGRTTKNPLLSVPEWINVPCPKCGTPAKRETDTMDTFVDSSWYYARYTDPNNDREPFSKELADYWLPVDQYIGGIEHACMHLLYARFFHKFMRDLGWVNCDEPFARLLTQGMVTKDGAKMSKSKGNVVDPQYIIDRFGADTLRTFLLFASPPEKDVEWSDDGIMGAFRFLNRVWRLVESNLETIKLGLQTGESSEPLSEEIYNLRYETHYAIFRWREDCLERLQFNTAIASCMEFLNAIAKIKEPDKLNSAELKIYAFACVTLPKMLYPFAPHIAEELWQILGNEKMLNECGLPEYEEKYLTRNIVTYVVQVNGKIRGKLEVPIDINTEDLKTKALEIENVQRFLQGLNIKKIIVVPGKMVSIAAGK
- the rplQ gene encoding 50S ribosomal protein L17, with protein sequence MRHRVEGRKFGREKDTRNLMMKNLVKSMIEHGQLKTTLPKAKELRGYVERVVTYGKKDTVHSRRLAYKVLGDRTLVKKLFNEIAPAFEGRNGGYTRVLKAGFRKGDNAPMAIIQFVEESTVKPKKDAIKAKDLN
- a CDS encoding DNA-directed RNA polymerase subunit alpha; protein product: MMYLEPLQMPNEVDYDKASYSRTYGKFEIGPLEPGYGTTIGNTLRRILLSSIQGAAVRFVRIEGLHHEFCPIPGTNSDYIDLILRLKQLVISSSSVEEVPLVLEHKGKGVITASMIQETAYVKIINKDLYLLEVVDDIDFRLEMIVGIGRGYVSADRQNPEGKAVGFIPVDSIYSPVLKVNFSVSHQRVKERMNFDRLIMEIYTNGAVEPSIALFLAAKILKDMAAKISLFEIEPQYIRDIELDPELEEKERILKTSVKEIELSVRAANCLAQAKIETIGDLVSKTEAEMLKFRNFGKKSLEEIVQKLKKYDLHLGMDVEGIYRQIREARSRGVIPAEEKEIPAPETKTKTKPKTKAVAEKPAPKEKKTAESVTTATVRKPVPSSKKKVEK
- the rpsD gene encoding 30S ribosomal protein S4, whose amino-acid sequence is MAKYTGPKAKICRKFGENIYGNAKYDKILSKRKYPAGQHGRNLRRKLSDYGLHLKEKQKMRHTYCLMEKQFSNYFKKAAKAPGVTGDNLLQLLERRLDNVVYRMGFAVTRMQARQFINHGHFLVNGRKVDIPSYLVKAGDIIEVRPKSKGMKPLLEAMDKTEVTSPYSWMSVDKENFRGQFNSIPAVSEIPVTCDLRLIVEFYSK
- the rpsK gene encoding 30S ribosomal protein S11, with amino-acid sequence MATKTRTKKKRVRLAFDEGLFYVHSSFNNTIVTLTDRAGNVLAWSSGGKVGNKGSRKSTPFAAQVAATEVAKAGLDMGIQKVGVIVKGPGGGRESAIRAVNAAGMKVTMIKDATPIPHNGCRPPKTRRI
- the rpsM gene encoding 30S ribosomal protein S13; protein product: MAHIAGIELPKNKRLFIGLTYIYGIGRSSAREICKKANIDEMKKVADLTMEEEKILRDIIHNEYVVEGALRTQVAMNIKRLMEIGCYRGLRHKRGLPVRGQRTHTNARTRKGPRGSTIKKKK
- the rpmJ gene encoding 50S ribosomal protein L36, coding for MKVKASVKKICKDCKIIKRNGIIRVICSSNPKHKQRQG
- the infA gene encoding translation initiation factor IF-1, translating into MSKAGVIEVEGVVTEALPNTTFRVTLENGHEILAHSSGKMRMNYIRILPGDKVKVELSPYDLTRGRITYRYK
- the map gene encoding type I methionyl aminopeptidase; the protein is MIYIKTPAEIEKMRKSCRIIGELLDALETIIRPGISTLEIDKFAEDFIGSRGGKPSFKGYRVDGLPPFPGSICASINEQIVHGIPSAKKILQEGDIIGIDVGVVLDGYNGDAARTYRVGKISAEAEELLQVTKEALERGISAAIPGNRVGDISYAIGSFVAFKGYYVADNLTGHGVGRNLHEEPQIPNTGKPGRGPRLSAGMTLAIEPMVNIGTNRVLENGWEFKVADNSLSAHFEHTILVTDGKPEILTVAD